In Microplitis demolitor isolate Queensland-Clemson2020A chromosome 9, iyMicDemo2.1a, whole genome shotgun sequence, one genomic interval encodes:
- the LOC103569858 gene encoding integrin alpha-PS2 isoform X3: MRRLDNFPFVPPGNSSFGVFQGQTYTQLLNNRGKVMFTKEGSPEEDDSYLGYSVTTGDFIGNGDSGSAVGMPRGFGLHGKVILLTSNMTNHQNITGEQMGGYFGYALASGDIDGDGLDDLLVGAPMYTIPENPEMNYETGRIYIFYGKGPDKYRQFVTKDGESNRGRFGLSIASLGDIDRDGYGDFAVGAPYGGPEGRGSVYIYHGSRDGVQETYSQVIHAQDLSNRVSTFGFSVAGGLDLDGNLYPDMVVGSYDSSTAMFFRSRPVIKMVPQDTFVEFGSSSKLISLDDKDCTLSDTTPVTCLPLKACFMYTGDGVLSSYDFNVQYVLDVKKTKSPRLFFLEHEGKHTLNHTITVDRNQQFCRTVRVYVTPSIRDKLTSLDAEMRMSLAEERWTDPRPRDPRIPLRPVLATTSSRKDTLSIRKNCGADNICTPDLQLTVTPNVNRYLLGSGNRLEFDVLVKNSNEDAFEATYNLMLPPGVDYIKIERIDKAEIPVQCSAPKQSNNNTLKCDIGNPLPKGNLVHFNVLLQPVDVHDEKSSYDFRMYVNSTNAEPLETTADNSQHLSLEIWVETELLIEGESKPKDVYYNPDNYTVINATTDVEYGPAFIHNYTIRNQGPSRIEEAEIFLIWPAATLAKDDLVYLLEQPETTGPLVCATANSNPLSLKLEQRRRQYIHYSNTGVVHEHLIGSGKTINVHTGYEMPTEQTNKHWRISSSSSSSGSSLSTGVGSSVSTGSGSSVSTGSGSSISTGSGSSISTGSGSVSRGSGSSSSGSGFGSGYETSSNEKHVIIHTETGGSSLGISDAMGTIHTTKEPLLPDLHDDKIWQTGRNFYDKNETHSIYHSSNGDSVIDDRYKQTGGSNTNIKVTQTWSESRDEGKQQFDDQARRFEQETRREEEERRRLEKIQEQAQNNYNSREFIYGNEKKYQDDKFGKQGFGVRLRNITSTQELEKFLGTLQDSVGYEVYHREGKRFLQFLGRYRVSEDGKEFVEFKDGSIFPLENRFGEQSYGSQNTDNDKRYMQLEGQIIKGEDGKAYCRLDDDRRFPLQSTWYEERTYNLGSNLNGQGINHGGVERHESTYTRINSNNNGGEFIEGSVKTHGNWKETTNRHYGKKIETYETRLESKVENQNEERGNDDNDQEEYYDDEEDNYEDDSRYTRSIDFDNKKTRKSRVKREFEGYEEVKDPEEIKEEKILPLCEAARCVRLRCTLGRLEKDEEVSISARYRVKGTTLKKIAADEAVKISTQLVARVTKLPFIGKPAGEVVKSHEVYTNVEPTARAPEPDVVPLWVVVLSACAGTIILLLLIFLLHKCGFFKRNRPSDVPERQPLNRNGHFQHGDDHL, encoded by the exons ATGAGAAGATTGGATAATTTTCCCTTTGTACCTCCAGGAAATTCTTCATTCGGTGTTTTTCAAG gacAAACTTACACGCAGTTGCTAAATAATCGGGGTAAAGTTATGTTTACTAAAGAAGGTTCTCCAGAAGAAGATGATAGTTATCTCGGATATTCTGTAACTACGGGTGACTTTATTGGTAATGGAGACAGTGGTTCTGCTGTTGGTATGCCAAGAGGATTTGGATTACATGGCaaa GTGATACTTTTGACGTCAAATATGACGAACCACCAGAACATAACCGGGGAACAAATGGGCGGTTACTTCGGCTACGCACTAGCTTCCGGTGACATCGACGGCGACGGACTCGACGATTTGCTCGTTGGCGCTCCAATGTACACGATACCAGAGAACCCGGAGATGAATTACGAGACAGGGCGAATTTACATCTTCTACGGCAAGGGCCCGGACAAATACCGTCAATTTGTgaccaa AGACGGCGAAAGCAACAGAGGCCGTTTCGGTTTGTCCATAGCCTCCCTGGGAGACATCGACCGCGACGGGTACGGAGACTTCGCCGTCGGCGCCCCTTACGGCGGACCAGAAGGCCGGGGATCAGTTTACATTTACCACGGCTCCCGCGACGGCGTCCAAGAAACTTATTCCCAAGTGATCCACGCCCAGGACCTCAGCAACCGGGTCTCGACCTTCGGGTTCTCGGTCGCTGGCGGCCTTGACCTCGACGGGAATCTTTACCCCGACATGGTCGTGGGTTCCTACGACTCGAGCACCGCGATGTTCTTCCGCTCAAGGCCCGTAATCAAGATGGTACCGCAGGACACCTTCGTCGAGTTCGGATCCTCATCTAAACTGATATCACTGGACGATAAAGACTGCACGCTCTCCGACACAACACCTGTTACTTGTCTTCCTCTCAAGGCCTGTTTCATGTACACCGGCGACGGTGTTTTATCCAGCTACGACTTCAACGTCCAGTATGTACTCGATGTAAAAAAGACCAAGAGTCCAAGACTTTTCTTTTTGGAACACGAGGGCAAGCACACTCTCAATCACACGATTACTGTTGATCGCAATCAGCAATTCTGCCGCACTGTTAGA GTTTACGTAACGCCAAGTATTCGTGATAAATTAACATCTCTGGATGCTGAAATGCGTATGAGTTTAGCTGAGGAACGTTGGACAGACCCACGGCCACGCGATCCTCGGATTCCATTGCGACCAGTCCTAGCAACGACGTCATCACGAAAAGATACCTTGTCAATACGTAAGAATTGTGGCGCTGACAATATCTGTACTCCTGATCTACAGCTAACAGTGACACCAAACGTAAATCGTTATCTCTTGGGGTCTGGTAACCGCTTGGAATTTGACGTACTGGTGAAGAATTCCAACGAGGATGCGTTTGAAGCGACCTACAACCTGATGCTGCCACCAGGCGTTGATTATATCAAGATCGAGCGGATAGACAAGGCAGAGATTCCTGTCCAGTGTTCAGCGCCGAAACAATCGAACAACAATACCCTCAAGTGCGACATCGGCAATCCGTTGCCCAAAGGTAATCTCGTGCACTTCAATGTTCTTCTGCAACCTGTCGATGTCCATGATGAGAAGTCTTCCTACGACTTCCGGATGTATGTGAATTCGACGAACGCCGAGCCTCTGGAGACGACAGCCGACAACTCGCAGCATCTTTCATTAGAAATTTGGGTGGAAACCGAACTGCTGATTGAGGGTGAAAGTAAACCTAAAGACGTTTATTATAATCCAGATAATTACACAGTCATTAATGCGACGACTGACGTCGAATATGGCCCGGCGTTTATTCATAATTACACGATACGCAACCAAGGACCCTCGAGGATTGAAGAAGCTGAGATCTTTTTAATTTGGCCAGCCGCTACTCTGGCTAAAGATGATCTAGTTTATTTACTAGAGCAGCCTGAAACTACTGGGCCTTTAGTTTGCGCTACTGCTAATTCAAATCCGCTGAGTTTGAAACTTGAGCAACGCAGAAGACAGTATATTCACTATTCGAACACGGGTGTTGTTCATGAACATTTAATTGGGTCAGGTAAAACTATTAATGTACATACTGGTTATGAAATGCCCACTGAACAAACTAATAAGCATTGGAGAATATCatcatcttcttcttcatctgGATCTTCTTTATCAACAGGAGTTGGATCTTCTGTGTCGACAGGATCTGGATCTTCTGTATCAACAGGGTCTGGATCTTCTATATCAACAGGGTCTGGATCTTCTATATCAACAGGGTCTGGATCTGTATCTAGAGGATCTGGATCCAGTTCATCTGGTTCAGGCTTTGGTTCTGGTTACGAAACTTCATCAAACGAAAAACACGTAATAATTCATACAGAAACAGGTGGTAGCAGTCTAGGAATAAGTGATGCCATGGGTACGATCCATACCACAAAAGAACCCTTGCTACCAGACTTACACGACGACAAAATTTGGCAAACGGGTCGTAATTTCTATGACAAAAATGAAACCCATTCAATTTACCACTCGAGCAATGGAGACTCTGTTATCGACGACAGGTACAAACAAACCGGAGGTTCAAACACAAACATCAAAGTCACGCAGACTTGGTCCGAGTCCCGGGACGAGGGAAAGCAGCAATTTGATGATCAGGCCAGAAGATTTGAGCAAGAAACGAGACGAGAAGAAGAAGAACGCAGACGTCTTGAAAAAATCCAAGAACAGGCACAAAATAACTATAACTCCcgtgaatttatttatggcaatgaaaaaaagtatcaagATGATAAATTTGGAAAGCAGGGATTCGGTGTCCGACTGCGGAACATAACCTCGACTCAGGAACTAGAAAAATTTCTGGGTACTCTGCAAGATTCTGTAGGTTATGAAGTTTACCACCGGGAGGGTAAGAGATTCCTGCAGTTTTTAGGAAGATATCGAGTGTCTGAAGACGGTAAGGAATTCGTCGAGTTCAAGGACGGCTCGATATTTCCATTGGAAAATCGCTTCGGGGAACAGAGTTACGGCTCGCAGAATACCGACAATGATAAGAGATACATGCAATTGGAAGGACAGATCATCAAAGGGGAAGATGGTAAAGCTTACTGTCGTCTTGATGACGACAGACGGTTTCCGTTACAGAGCACGTGGTATGAAGAAAGGACTTATAATTTAGGAAGTAATTTAAATGGACAGGGAATTAATCATGGGGGTGTGGAGAGACACGAGTCCACTTACACTAGAataaatagcaataataatggGGGTGAATTTATTGAGGGCAGTGTTAAAACCCATGGCAATTGGAAAGAAACGACGAATAGACACTATGGGAAGAAGATAGAAACTTATGAAACGCGGCTGGAAAGCAAGGTGGAGAACCAAAATGAAGAACGAggtaatgatgataatgaccAAGAAGAATACTATGATGATGAGGAAGACAATTATGAAGACGACTCGCGTTATACGCGTAGTATAGATTTTGATAATAAGAAGACTAGGAAATCTAGAGTCAAAAGAGAGTTTGAAGGTTATGAGGAAGTCAAAGACCCGGAAGAAATtaaggaagaaaaaatattgccATTGTGTGAGGCTGCAAGATGCGTGCGCCTGCGCTGTACACTGGGGAGGTTAGAAAAGGATGAAGAAGTTTCGATTAGTGCGAGGTACAGAGTCAAGGGGACGACGCTGAAGAAAATTGCGGCGGATGAAGCGGTGAAAATTTCTACGCAGCTGGTCGCCAGGGTTACGAAGCTGCCATTTATTGGAAAACCAGCGGGCGAAGTTGTTAAGAGCCATGAAGTTTATACTAATGTTGAACCTACTGCCAGAGCACCCGAACCGGATGTTGTGCCACTCTGGGTTGTTGTGTTGTCAGCTTGTGCTGGAACTATTATTTTACTGCTGCTTATCTTCTTACTTCAtaag